In Pseudomonas fakonensis, one DNA window encodes the following:
- a CDS encoding type II toxin-antitoxin system HicA family toxin, with translation MNSREMISVIEADGWYLVRSKGSHHHFKHRHKPGLVTIPHPKKDLLAATAASILRQARIGYAS, from the coding sequence ATGAACAGCCGCGAAATGATTTCGGTGATCGAGGCCGATGGTTGGTACCTGGTGCGTTCCAAGGGTAGCCACCACCACTTCAAGCACCGCCACAAGCCCGGGCTGGTGACCATCCCGCACCCGAAAAAGGACCTGCTGGCCGCCACTGCGGCCAGCATCCTGCGCCAGGCGCGCATCGGTTACGCCAGCTGA
- a CDS encoding response regulator, with product MSMTLLVVDDDDEIRELLCEYLTEAGYNVLAAADGEQMREQLARLKVDLVVLDLMLPGEDGLSLCRQLQAVPGLAVIMLSAKGSTLDRIIGLEVGADDYLAKPFEPRELIARIKAVLRRPQRLEAQTEESDAEPHLFAGFRLDPVKRLLTHPDGQALTLPRSDYRVLRELLEANNRVVSRDHLTRSAFGRDHLPDDRSVDMCISRLRQQLRRAPGNAAQILTIRNEGYLLSLSREASGA from the coding sequence ATGAGCATGACCCTGCTGGTCGTCGACGATGACGACGAGATCCGCGAACTTCTTTGTGAATACCTCACCGAAGCCGGTTACAACGTGCTGGCGGCCGCCGACGGCGAGCAGATGCGCGAACAGCTGGCGCGCTTGAAGGTCGACCTGGTGGTGCTCGACCTGATGCTGCCCGGTGAAGATGGCCTGAGCCTGTGCCGCCAGTTGCAGGCGGTGCCGGGCCTTGCGGTAATCATGCTGTCGGCCAAGGGCAGTACCCTGGACCGCATCATCGGCCTGGAGGTGGGCGCCGACGACTACCTGGCCAAACCCTTCGAGCCGCGCGAGCTGATCGCCCGGATCAAGGCCGTGCTGCGCCGCCCGCAGCGCCTGGAGGCCCAAACCGAGGAAAGCGACGCCGAACCCCACCTGTTCGCAGGTTTTCGCCTGGACCCGGTCAAGCGCCTGCTCACCCACCCCGACGGCCAGGCCCTGACCCTGCCACGCTCCGACTACCGGGTGCTGCGCGAGCTGCTGGAGGCCAACAACCGCGTGGTGTCCCGCGATCACCTCACGCGCAGCGCGTTCGGCCGCGACCACCTGCCCGACGACCGCTCGGTAGACATGTGCATCAGTCGCCTGCGCCAGCAACTGCGCCGCGCACCGGGTAACGCCGCGCAGATTCTCACCATCCGCAACGAGGGCTACCTGCTGAGCCTCAGCCGCGAAGCGTCGGGGGCCTGA
- a CDS encoding TonB-dependent siderophore receptor, which yields MNDAFCMTRGGSRLTPLAFFVAFGLSGTAMAADGQALVLDATNIDSSALPVADDAGQIGYTVESTRSSTGLKLTPRQTPQSVTTITRQQMDDRGVQNIEQALETTPGVSVSKSEVGGRTDFRARGYSVSNWKVDGLQFQGGSDFNSGGNALNMDLYERIDIVRGANGLLGGTGDPSATVNLIRKAPTRTFGGSAYATYGSWDKRRLGADLNLPLSEDGRLRSRFVMTQEDANSFRDNQSNRSRAALANFEFDLDDATTLGAGYQYEYNKVVGAGWGANIPIWYGDGSKTDLPRSSNVAPSWSFGEYITRTAFGSLAHRFDNDWSLDLKVAQSTSEVLNHRGLAKVNSTSGGNYGGYWNQDGSGAVLNGLHSSVDTTQQSAQIDLSGPFELFGRSHQAMVGYNDSRTVAWSPEYNCTMIGDGISRAGARGCQFRANNGLPISDWGNGVDEDYQLLTSQTGRHTKTTTRLQGMYAATRLSITDPLSVILGARVTDYSATTLALDGTRTNQQNNGIVTPYLGAVYDLNDTYSLYASYTDIFNPQTQETVSGGRVEPIRGQSYESGIKGAWFDGRLNASAAYFLTKQENKAVLADGLSTPTGGDAYKAGSGQETDGIDLEVAGALTPNWNVYAGYTYLHFRRVDSDGRSDPSHLFKASTTYRLSGPLERLTLGAGVTAQSNIRALSSPAGQPTNGVSRSSTDVNWSGYAIWNAMAKYQVTDDTAVTLNANNLFDKHYYTRYGFYAGAIYGDPRNLALTVSTSF from the coding sequence ATGAACGACGCATTCTGCATGACCCGAGGCGGCAGCCGCCTCACCCCGCTTGCCTTCTTCGTCGCCTTCGGGCTTTCCGGTACTGCCATGGCCGCCGATGGCCAGGCGTTGGTGCTGGACGCGACCAACATCGACAGCAGCGCGCTACCGGTGGCCGACGATGCCGGGCAAATCGGCTACACCGTCGAGAGCACCCGCAGCTCCACGGGCCTGAAGCTGACCCCACGGCAGACCCCGCAGTCGGTGACCACCATCACCCGCCAGCAGATGGACGACCGCGGTGTGCAGAACATCGAGCAGGCGCTGGAAACCACGCCCGGCGTCAGCGTCAGCAAGAGCGAGGTGGGCGGGCGTACCGACTTCCGCGCCCGGGGTTACTCGGTGAGCAACTGGAAGGTGGACGGCCTGCAGTTCCAGGGTGGTTCGGACTTCAACAGCGGCGGCAACGCGCTGAACATGGACCTGTACGAGCGCATTGACATCGTGCGGGGCGCCAACGGCCTGCTGGGCGGCACCGGCGACCCGTCGGCCACCGTCAACCTGATCCGCAAGGCGCCTACCCGCACCTTCGGCGGCAGCGCCTACGCCACCTACGGCAGCTGGGACAAGCGCCGCCTGGGCGCTGACCTGAACCTGCCGCTGTCCGAGGACGGCCGCCTGCGTTCGCGCTTCGTGATGACCCAGGAAGACGCCAACTCGTTCCGCGACAACCAGTCCAACCGCTCCCGCGCAGCGCTGGCCAACTTCGAGTTCGACCTGGACGACGCCACTACTCTGGGCGCCGGTTACCAGTACGAGTACAACAAGGTGGTCGGTGCTGGCTGGGGTGCCAACATTCCGATCTGGTACGGCGACGGCAGCAAGACCGACCTGCCGCGCAGCAGCAACGTGGCGCCGAGCTGGAGCTTTGGCGAGTACATCACTCGCACCGCATTCGGCTCGCTGGCGCACCGCTTCGACAACGACTGGAGCCTGGACCTGAAAGTGGCCCAGAGCACCAGCGAGGTGCTCAACCACCGTGGCCTGGCCAAGGTCAACTCGACCTCGGGCGGCAACTACGGCGGCTATTGGAACCAGGATGGCAGCGGCGCGGTGCTCAACGGCCTGCACAGCTCGGTCGATACCACCCAGCAGTCGGCGCAGATCGACCTGTCCGGGCCGTTCGAGCTGTTCGGTCGCAGCCACCAGGCGATGGTCGGCTACAACGACAGCCGCACCGTGGCCTGGTCGCCGGAATACAACTGCACCATGATCGGCGACGGCATCAGCCGCGCCGGTGCCCGTGGTTGCCAGTTCCGCGCCAACAATGGCCTGCCGATCAGCGATTGGGGCAATGGCGTGGATGAGGACTACCAGCTGCTGACCTCGCAGACCGGTCGCCACACCAAGACCACCACCCGCCTGCAGGGCATGTACGCCGCCACCCGCCTGAGCATCACCGACCCGCTGTCGGTGATCCTCGGCGCGCGGGTGACCGATTACTCAGCCACCACCCTGGCCCTGGACGGCACCCGTACCAACCAGCAGAACAACGGCATCGTCACGCCTTACCTGGGCGCGGTCTACGACCTCAACGACACCTACTCGCTGTATGCCAGCTACACCGACATCTTCAACCCGCAGACCCAGGAAACCGTCAGCGGCGGCCGGGTCGAGCCGATTCGTGGCCAGAGCTACGAAAGCGGTATCAAGGGCGCCTGGTTCGATGGCCGCCTGAACGCATCGGCGGCGTACTTCCTGACCAAGCAGGAGAACAAGGCGGTGCTGGCCGACGGCCTGTCGACGCCGACCGGCGGCGATGCCTACAAGGCAGGTTCCGGCCAGGAAACCGACGGTATCGACCTTGAAGTGGCGGGCGCGCTGACGCCGAACTGGAATGTCTACGCCGGCTACACCTACCTGCACTTCCGCCGTGTGGACAGCGATGGCCGCAGCGACCCGTCGCACCTGTTCAAGGCCTCGACCACCTACCGTCTGTCCGGCCCGCTGGAGCGCCTGACCCTGGGTGCCGGGGTGACCGCGCAGAGCAACATCCGCGCGCTGTCCAGCCCGGCCGGCCAGCCGACCAACGGGGTCAGCCGCAGCTCGACGGATGTGAACTGGTCCGGTTATGCGATCTGGAATGCCATGGCCAAGTACCAGGTGACCGACGATACCGCCGTCACCCTCAACGCCAACAACTTGTTCGACAAGCACTACTACACCCGTTACGGGTTCTATGCGGGGGCGATCTACGGCGACCCGCGCAACCTGGCGTTGACGGTGAGCACGTCGTTCTAA
- a CDS encoding type II toxin-antitoxin system HicB family antitoxin, whose protein sequence is MLFPIAILAGDDQHAWGVEVPDIPGCFSAGEDLDHAIAMAREAIEGHLELLAQDQQEIPKASTVTVHAANPDYAGCTWALIDIDITRYLGKAEKLNITLPAYLLTRIDSYVQNHPEHKSRSGFLAEAALRILQGDCK, encoded by the coding sequence ATGTTGTTTCCCATCGCCATCCTTGCCGGCGACGACCAGCACGCCTGGGGCGTTGAAGTACCGGACATTCCCGGCTGCTTCTCGGCCGGTGAAGACCTCGACCATGCCATCGCCATGGCCCGCGAGGCCATCGAGGGCCACCTCGAACTGCTGGCCCAGGACCAGCAGGAGATCCCCAAGGCCAGCACCGTGACCGTGCATGCGGCCAACCCTGACTACGCCGGCTGCACCTGGGCGCTGATCGATATCGATATCACCCGCTACCTGGGCAAGGCCGAGAAGCTCAACATCACCCTGCCGGCGTATCTGCTGACCCGTATCGACAGCTATGTGCAGAACCACCCCGAGCACAAGAGCCGGTCGGGGTTTTTGGCCGAGGCGGCGTTGCGGATTTTGCAGGGGGATTGCAAGTAG
- a CDS encoding NAD synthetase, whose protein sequence is MTAFMPNPLGNTTQYLARQRLLALIDSQKLFKAVDADPGIVGAGVVWIDSDYNVITLREFQPICSLQPKRLILRETPRYLSPEQFKAKIETDPRESGVLWEAFNMGLACGSAYLGWLVMVNGTMAAPFTGGASLVLTVLGYAAAAAGTAQCGIGLVRTGFEMYDPSLNDALDGDDFYNDISWMLDVVALAGVVSTAKSTVQFILARKRATGQSWRQLTKALSRQQRKALATELLALEHPTLTARQLKLRQATGALPKRMTPTQVNTVTTTRIQDATGGVLGLVGSGLVRRGLSEVKGLAIGLYEEIKE, encoded by the coding sequence ATGACAGCATTCATGCCCAACCCATTGGGCAACACCACGCAATATCTGGCGCGCCAACGCCTGTTGGCGCTGATCGACTCGCAGAAGTTGTTCAAGGCAGTCGATGCCGACCCAGGCATTGTCGGTGCGGGGGTGGTGTGGATTGATAGCGATTACAACGTCATCACCCTGCGCGAGTTCCAGCCGATCTGCAGCCTGCAGCCTAAACGCCTGATCCTGCGCGAGACCCCGCGCTATCTGTCGCCGGAGCAGTTCAAGGCCAAGATCGAAACCGATCCGCGCGAGTCTGGCGTGCTGTGGGAAGCCTTCAATATGGGCCTGGCCTGTGGCAGCGCCTATCTGGGCTGGCTGGTCATGGTCAACGGCACCATGGCCGCGCCCTTTACCGGTGGCGCCAGCCTGGTGCTGACTGTGCTGGGGTATGCAGCGGCGGCGGCGGGCACCGCGCAATGCGGTATCGGGTTAGTGCGCACAGGTTTCGAGATGTACGACCCTTCGCTCAATGATGCACTGGACGGGGATGACTTCTACAACGATATCTCCTGGATGCTCGATGTGGTGGCGCTGGCGGGGGTGGTCAGTACCGCCAAGAGCACGGTGCAGTTCATTCTGGCGCGCAAACGTGCCACCGGCCAGAGCTGGCGCCAGTTGACCAAGGCACTGAGCCGACAGCAACGCAAGGCGCTTGCCACTGAACTGCTCGCCCTTGAGCATCCCACCCTGACGGCCAGGCAGCTCAAGCTAAGGCAGGCGACAGGGGCGTTACCCAAGCGTATGACGCCGACCCAGGTCAACACTGTGACTACCACACGTATCCAGGATGCCACTGGCGGGGTATTGGGGCTTGTCGGGAGCGGCTTGGTGCGTCGCGGGTTAAGTGAAGTCAAAGGCCTGGCAATTGGTTTGTACGAGGAAATAAAGGAATGA
- a CDS encoding ATP-binding protein: MRLLRRLWPRTLFGQLLLIMVSGTLVIQLMSSSIWFDVRFAQVLEAPVRLIAARSAPLIAQAQCHAGTLQVPRHYQLRCAESLPEAQHDERRGRRRIELLLHQALAYELGRDPQVRLLKVQLTDELGQPIVWRSLFGLRTAQAHIEFAVPLADGHWLTIDGQELQGWSGESAWVLISDYLLRVYALRIVAVLLVCLVAVRLCLRPVRRLAEAARGLGRNLEQAPLPLDGPEEVRHAALAFNAMQQRLIAMVNDKAYFLAAVSHDLRTPLTRMRLRLERLEDGEHKERLRQNIAQMDGMIGQVLDYLRAGEQQNLQEVDLDRLVARLCADLASSDEPLPVHGHAGKVRVDALLMQRCLQNLLVNALRYGREVSVTLETAITGVYIHIDDRGPGIAPALLATVTDPFVRGENSRNQASGGYGLGLSIAQRIAASHGGELVLNNREGGGLRASVLLPKGGPAG, translated from the coding sequence GTGCGCCTGCTGCGCCGGTTGTGGCCACGCACGCTGTTCGGCCAGTTGCTGCTGATCATGGTCAGCGGCACCCTGGTGATCCAGCTGATGTCCAGCAGCATCTGGTTCGATGTGCGCTTTGCCCAGGTGCTGGAGGCACCGGTGCGCCTGATCGCCGCGCGCAGCGCCCCGCTGATCGCCCAGGCGCAATGCCACGCCGGCACCTTGCAGGTGCCGCGCCACTATCAGCTGCGCTGCGCCGAGTCGCTGCCCGAGGCACAGCACGACGAGCGCCGTGGCCGGCGGCGCATCGAGCTGCTGCTGCACCAGGCGCTGGCCTACGAGCTGGGCCGCGACCCGCAGGTGCGCCTGCTCAAGGTGCAGCTCACCGACGAGTTGGGCCAGCCCATCGTCTGGCGCAGCCTGTTCGGCCTGCGCACCGCCCAGGCCCATATCGAGTTTGCCGTGCCCCTGGCCGATGGCCACTGGCTGACCATCGACGGGCAAGAGCTGCAAGGCTGGAGCGGCGAATCGGCCTGGGTGCTGATCAGTGACTACCTGTTGCGGGTGTACGCCCTGCGCATTGTCGCCGTGCTGCTGGTGTGCCTGGTGGCAGTACGCCTGTGCCTGCGCCCGGTGCGCCGCCTGGCCGAAGCCGCCAGAGGCCTTGGCCGCAACCTCGAGCAGGCGCCGCTGCCGCTGGATGGCCCCGAGGAAGTGCGCCACGCCGCCCTGGCCTTCAATGCCATGCAGCAGCGGCTGATCGCCATGGTCAACGACAAGGCCTACTTCCTTGCCGCCGTGTCCCACGACCTGCGCACCCCGCTGACCCGCATGCGCCTGCGCCTGGAGCGGCTGGAGGACGGCGAACACAAGGAACGGCTACGCCAGAACATCGCACAGATGGACGGCATGATCGGCCAGGTACTGGATTACCTGCGTGCCGGCGAGCAGCAGAACCTGCAGGAAGTAGACCTCGACCGCCTGGTGGCGCGCCTGTGCGCCGACCTTGCCAGCAGCGATGAGCCACTGCCGGTGCACGGCCACGCCGGCAAGGTGCGGGTGGATGCCTTGTTGATGCAGCGTTGCCTGCAGAACCTGCTGGTCAACGCGCTGCGCTATGGCCGCGAGGTGTCAGTCACGCTGGAAACGGCGATCACCGGTGTTTACATCCACATCGACGACCGTGGCCCCGGCATCGCGCCGGCCTTGCTGGCCACCGTCACCGACCCGTTCGTACGCGGCGAAAATTCACGCAACCAGGCCTCCGGCGGCTACGGCCTGGGCCTGAGCATCGCCCAGCGCATTGCTGCCAGCCATGGCGGTGAGCTGGTGCTGAACAACCGTGAAGGCGGCGGCCTGCGGGCCAGCGTGCTGCTGCCCAAAGGCGGCCCCGCCGGCTGA
- a CDS encoding helix-turn-helix domain-containing protein — protein sequence MDSSLITDRLGALIRTRRLNRGLTQQQVAALAGLTRQKVIAVEQGSFSVAMGAYAKVLAALDCELQVVPAVMPTLDEIQGLFE from the coding sequence ATGGACTCTTCACTGATCACCGATCGCCTGGGGGCGCTTATTCGAACTCGCCGCCTCAATCGCGGGTTGACCCAGCAACAGGTCGCTGCTTTGGCGGGGCTCACCCGGCAGAAAGTCATCGCCGTAGAACAGGGCAGCTTTTCTGTTGCCATGGGCGCTTACGCCAAGGTGCTGGCTGCGCTTGATTGTGAGCTGCAGGTGGTGCCAGCAGTGATGCCGACGCTTGACGAAATTCAGGGGTTGTTTGAATGA
- a CDS encoding DUF3077 domain-containing protein has protein sequence MAEPTAVTAGVETLLEAGNPPLPLLRVMPGIPIDDAYEQVSILLGYIKHLIREGDAEDDHKLLGAADYLSALAKALMNDIEIARNRRH, from the coding sequence ATGGCCGAACCCACCGCCGTAACCGCCGGCGTCGAAACCCTGCTGGAGGCCGGCAACCCGCCGCTGCCGCTACTACGGGTGATGCCCGGCATCCCCATCGACGATGCTTACGAACAGGTGTCGATTTTGCTGGGCTACATCAAGCACCTGATCCGCGAAGGCGATGCCGAGGATGACCACAAACTGCTGGGCGCCGCAGACTACCTCAGCGCCCTGGCCAAGGCGCTGATGAACGATATCGAGATCGCCCGCAACCGGCGCCACTGA
- a CDS encoding type II toxin-antitoxin system HipA family toxin, which yields MNGSLTVSTPEGGSGALLQSAGDFLFRYAPDADRRAALSLLMPVRAEEYRHRELHPVFQMNLPEGYVLEQLRNRLAKVVQVDPMLLLALSGSSSPIGRVHVSSRSVDALLRRQQFPGEKLRDILAWDGSEDIFADLVDRYILRAGVSGVQPKVLVPEQFDPLAQRFTSKTSELIIKSGRDEYPGLAINEYLCMSIAQAAGIPVPQFFLSDNARLFVMRRFDRDERNNPIGFEDMAALMGLAADQKYSKSYAAIAKAIRLFCAPEYVQASLQQLFAMVALSCIVGNGDGHLKNFGLLYSDPFQRDARLAPAYDIVNTTAYIPEDVLALSLSGNKSLFASRQGLLDFAQSCDVSNPAQVILHQLEAMERVFKAETDLCEQAQHVVLAIKASALPFLQTFG from the coding sequence ATGAACGGATCGCTCACTGTCAGTACACCGGAGGGTGGCAGCGGGGCTCTGTTGCAAAGCGCAGGTGACTTTCTTTTTCGCTATGCGCCTGATGCGGACCGGCGCGCGGCACTCAGCTTGCTGATGCCGGTGCGTGCAGAGGAGTATCGCCACCGCGAGTTGCACCCGGTGTTCCAGATGAACCTGCCGGAAGGTTACGTGCTGGAGCAACTGCGCAACCGGCTGGCCAAGGTCGTGCAAGTTGACCCTATGCTTCTGCTGGCGTTGTCCGGCAGCAGTTCGCCGATCGGGCGTGTCCATGTCAGTTCTCGATCAGTCGATGCTTTATTGCGGCGTCAGCAATTCCCCGGCGAAAAACTGCGAGACATCCTTGCTTGGGATGGCTCGGAAGACATCTTCGCTGACCTTGTCGACCGCTACATCCTGCGTGCAGGAGTGTCCGGGGTACAGCCCAAGGTACTGGTCCCGGAGCAGTTCGACCCGCTGGCGCAGCGGTTCACCTCGAAAACGTCCGAGTTGATCATCAAGAGCGGGCGCGACGAGTACCCGGGGTTGGCGATCAACGAGTACCTGTGCATGTCCATTGCACAGGCGGCCGGAATCCCGGTACCGCAGTTCTTCCTTTCCGATAACGCCCGGTTGTTCGTGATGCGCCGTTTCGACCGTGATGAGCGTAACAACCCGATCGGCTTCGAAGACATGGCCGCACTCATGGGGCTTGCCGCAGACCAGAAGTACAGCAAAAGCTACGCCGCTATCGCCAAGGCCATTCGGCTTTTTTGCGCACCTGAGTATGTTCAGGCGTCGTTGCAACAGCTGTTCGCGATGGTTGCCTTGAGTTGCATCGTCGGTAATGGCGACGGGCACTTGAAGAACTTCGGGTTGCTGTACTCCGACCCATTCCAGCGCGATGCGCGCCTGGCGCCTGCCTACGATATCGTCAATACCACGGCCTACATTCCAGAGGATGTGTTGGCGCTATCGTTATCGGGAAACAAGTCCCTGTTCGCATCACGCCAGGGTTTGTTGGACTTCGCGCAATCGTGCGATGTGAGCAACCCTGCGCAGGTCATCCTTCATCAGCTCGAGGCGATGGAGCGGGTGTTCAAGGCAGAAACGGACCTGTGCGAGCAAGCGCAGCACGTGGTGCTGGCGATCAAGGCGAGTGCATTGCCGTTTCTCCAGACCTTTGGCTGA